In Deinococcus sp. QL22, the following are encoded in one genomic region:
- a CDS encoding 2'-5' RNA ligase family protein — MPPLPPTSVPGVAHLPASETSPGTAQMLPPLHSLVAWPPAELDGWLRRTQERLNVRAFGLPHLNLRAPFRTPLGSRDLVSAFRHLLADTPPFEIKILGWKQLPNALMLECERAPELLALHRRALGAVPSSQAPHDGDSYMPHLTLALGILPWAEAHLWEEVRRLTPPLTHFTVTALSLTREMRGEVQELHTFPLGEGGGL, encoded by the coding sequence ATGCCGCCGTTGCCGCCCACCAGCGTGCCGGGTGTGGCTCACCTTCCGGCCAGCGAAACATCTCCTGGCACGGCGCAGATGTTGCCGCCGCTGCACAGTCTGGTGGCGTGGCCCCCCGCTGAACTGGACGGTTGGCTGCGGCGCACACAGGAACGGCTGAATGTGCGGGCGTTCGGCCTGCCGCACCTGAATTTGCGTGCCCCGTTCCGCACACCACTGGGCAGCCGCGATCTGGTCAGCGCGTTCCGGCACCTGCTGGCCGATACACCGCCCTTTGAGATCAAGATTCTAGGCTGGAAACAGCTTCCCAACGCTCTGATGCTGGAATGTGAGCGTGCGCCCGAACTGCTGGCCCTGCACCGCCGCGCCCTCGGTGCCGTGCCCAGCAGCCAGGCTCCCCACGACGGCGATTCCTATATGCCGCACCTGACGCTGGCGTTGGGCATTTTGCCCTGGGCCGAAGCGCACCTGTGGGAAGAAGTCCGCCGCCTCACGCCGCCCCTGACGCATTTTACGGTCACGGCCCTCAGTCTCACGCGGGAAATGCGGGGCGAGGTGCAGGAATTGCATACCTTTCCGCTGGGAGAGGGTGGAGGATTGTAG
- a CDS encoding metalloregulator ArsR/SmtB family transcription factor, which yields MTFAASYSPQPATLPAPERTKTRLLELIKRHGPQTAQDLAYKLEVSVPAARRHLCDLQEGGLIESRTERPGGRGRPQHVFALTDQGEASFPKTYSGLCVDVLRHVQHLFGQGAVMQVFDARSAEIAHRLQAELPLSSPLPVRVQAFVRVLCEMGFDAVLEQDGDTWLVSKRNCPNLTVARQFQELCVSELSLYQEVLGVPMTRETRIACGQSTCLYRIGP from the coding sequence ATGACGTTCGCGGCCTCCTACTCTCCGCAGCCCGCCACGCTGCCCGCCCCGGAGCGCACCAAGACGCGCCTGCTGGAACTGATCAAGCGGCATGGCCCCCAAACCGCGCAGGATTTGGCCTACAAGCTGGAAGTCAGCGTGCCCGCCGCCCGCCGCCACCTGTGTGACCTTCAGGAAGGCGGCCTGATCGAGTCGCGCACCGAGCGCCCCGGCGGACGTGGACGGCCCCAGCACGTGTTTGCCCTTACCGATCAGGGCGAGGCGTCGTTTCCCAAAACCTATTCGGGCCTGTGTGTAGATGTGCTGAGGCACGTGCAGCACCTGTTCGGTCAGGGGGCCGTGATGCAGGTCTTCGATGCCCGAAGCGCCGAAATTGCCCACCGTCTTCAGGCCGAACTGCCGCTGTCGTCTCCCCTGCCCGTGCGGGTGCAGGCTTTTGTGCGTGTGCTGTGCGAAATGGGCTTTGACGCTGTGCTGGAGCAAGACGGCGACACGTGGCTGGTCAGCAAACGCAACTGTCCCAACCTGACGGTGGCACGGCAATTTCAGGAGCTCTGCGTCAGCGAACTGAGCCTGTACCAAGAAGTGCTGGGCGTACCCATGACCCGTGAGACGCGGATCGCCTGCGGCCAGAGCACCTGCCTGTACCGGATCGGCCCCTGA
- a CDS encoding Mrp/NBP35 family ATP-binding protein, with protein sequence MRDPALDAVMEALKTVNDPELHRDLVSLGMIERAEVSGGVAAVKVNLTTPACPLKGKIEGDVQEAVMAVPGINDVVVTFGAMVRAPSQPALPGVKHVLLVGSGKGGVGKSSVAVNIAAALARDGAKVGLLDADVYGPSVAHMMGQGAAKVTANAERKMQPIEAHGVRFISMANLSPAGQALVWRGPMLHSAVQQFLKDAAWGDLDYLIVDLPPGTGDVQLSLTQTVQVTGAVIVTTPQDVALIDAARAIDMFRKASVPVLGIVENMSYFVAPDTGLTYDLFGRGGSRKLGAEHLLLGEVPIDMEVRKDSDAGVPAVLAHPDSVASAALTQIARNLAGQVSVRSMAQSLQQALADLPDQLTVV encoded by the coding sequence ATGCGTGACCCCGCGTTGGACGCTGTGATGGAAGCCCTGAAGACTGTAAACGACCCGGAATTGCACCGCGATCTGGTGTCGCTGGGCATGATCGAACGGGCCGAGGTGTCGGGCGGTGTGGCCGCCGTCAAGGTGAACCTGACCACGCCCGCCTGCCCACTGAAAGGCAAAATCGAGGGCGATGTGCAGGAAGCCGTGATGGCCGTGCCCGGAATCAACGATGTCGTCGTGACCTTTGGCGCGATGGTGCGTGCGCCTTCTCAGCCTGCCCTGCCCGGCGTGAAGCACGTGCTGCTGGTCGGCAGCGGCAAAGGCGGCGTGGGCAAAAGCAGCGTGGCCGTGAATATTGCCGCAGCGTTGGCCCGCGACGGAGCCAAAGTCGGCCTGCTGGACGCCGACGTATACGGCCCCTCGGTGGCCCACATGATGGGGCAGGGCGCGGCCAAAGTGACCGCCAACGCCGAGCGCAAGATGCAGCCCATCGAGGCGCATGGCGTCCGGTTTATTTCTATGGCGAACCTGTCTCCGGCGGGGCAGGCGCTTGTGTGGCGCGGGCCGATGCTGCATTCTGCGGTGCAGCAATTCCTGAAAGATGCCGCGTGGGGCGACCTCGATTACCTGATCGTGGACTTACCACCGGGCACGGGCGACGTGCAACTCAGCCTGACGCAGACCGTGCAGGTGACCGGAGCCGTGATCGTCACCACCCCGCAAGACGTGGCCCTGATCGACGCGGCGCGGGCCATCGACATGTTCCGCAAAGCCAGCGTGCCTGTGCTGGGCATCGTGGAAAACATGAGCTATTTCGTGGCCCCTGATACCGGCCTGACCTACGACCTGTTCGGGCGCGGCGGCTCGCGCAAACTGGGGGCCGAACACCTCTTGCTGGGCGAAGTGCCGATTGACATGGAAGTGCGTAAGGATTCCGATGCGGGCGTGCCTGCGGTGTTGGCACACCCCGATTCGGTGGCGTCGGCGGCCCTGACCCAGATTGCCCGCAACCTTGCCGGACAGGTCAGCGTCCGTTCTATGGCGCAGTCGTTGCAACAGGCATTGGCCGACCTGCCCGACCAGCTCACCGTCGTATGA
- a CDS encoding low specificity L-threonine aldolase has translation MTLPPLIADLRSDTVTTPTPSMRAAMAAAAVGDDVYGEDPTVNALQGEVARLTGHEAGLFMPSGTMTNQVAIALHTRRGEEVICAEGSHIYEWELGMMAAFSGVVPRFVPAPLGIPDPEGVRAAVRRSIHQSPSGMISLENTHNKAGGTVIPLEVLAGIRAVADQEGLPLHLDGARVFNAAAAQDVPLSDITGQFDTVSVCLSKGLGAPVGSVLVGSAKQMAQAHRYRKMMGGGMRQAGVLAAAALVALQDGPALLKQDHRRARQLAEALVAAGFAVNLAAVQTNIIYATLPDAAAHAARWAAAGVHANALGPDSVRFVLHHQVSDEALERAIGVLTGAVVRG, from the coding sequence ATGACTCTTCCTCCCCTCATTGCCGACTTGCGCTCCGACACCGTGACCACGCCTACGCCCTCCATGCGGGCGGCGATGGCGGCGGCGGCGGTGGGCGACGACGTGTACGGCGAAGACCCCACCGTGAACGCCCTGCAGGGTGAAGTGGCCCGCCTGACCGGACACGAGGCAGGACTGTTTATGCCGTCTGGCACGATGACCAATCAGGTCGCGATTGCCCTCCATACCCGGCGCGGCGAGGAAGTCATCTGCGCGGAAGGCAGCCACATCTACGAATGGGAACTGGGCATGATGGCCGCGTTTAGTGGCGTGGTGCCGCGTTTCGTGCCCGCGCCGCTGGGCATTCCTGATCCCGAAGGCGTGCGGGCCGCTGTGCGCCGCAGCATTCATCAATCGCCCTCGGGCATGATCAGTCTGGAAAATACCCATAACAAGGCGGGCGGAACCGTGATTCCACTGGAGGTGCTGGCCGGAATCCGCGCTGTGGCCGATCAGGAGGGCCTGCCGCTGCATCTGGACGGCGCACGCGTCTTCAATGCTGCCGCCGCGCAGGACGTGCCGCTGTCCGATATTACGGGCCAGTTCGATACCGTCAGCGTGTGCCTCAGCAAGGGGTTGGGCGCACCGGTGGGCAGCGTGCTGGTGGGCAGTGCCAAGCAGATGGCACAGGCGCACCGCTACCGCAAGATGATGGGCGGCGGGATGCGTCAGGCGGGAGTGCTGGCCGCCGCCGCGTTGGTGGCCCTGCAAGACGGCCCCGCCCTCCTCAAGCAGGATCACCGCCGCGCCCGCCAGTTGGCCGAAGCGTTGGTGGCCGCCGGATTTGCCGTCAATCTGGCTGCCGTGCAGACCAACATCATCTACGCCACCCTGCCCGACGCCGCTGCCCACGCCGCACGCTGGGCCGCAGCCGGGGTGCATGCCAACGCGCTTGGCCCAGATTCGGTGCGCTTTGTGCTGCATCATCAGGTCAGCGATGAGGCGCTGGAACGGGCGATTGGGGTGCTGACGGGGGCTGTGGTTCGGGGGTAG
- a CDS encoding CPBP family intramembrane glutamic endopeptidase, which produces MTAPDAPSSPSQAQPEPSAPTWPADELPVKPPTDSGIRAVDGNRAALTLLLSQNVVSGVLTSQGVPLGTALLLSFVVNALLAITVFKPAMQALVRDSRWRTPPSWGLALAAFVLAFLASRAFALFFVVLFPASAGAIPQFLSRGADLWALLLAAGLLIPFAEEVAFRGLMMRGHERAAGFTVAALMSSFAFAVAHGVPASIAGILPLAYAMARLTQHTGSLWNAVIVHALNNSIAVGLGAFLAGRNMPDPTEAADLLRNPALTIPLALGALLFGSVVLLVLHLWLVPRPDPAVRSAPGPWLSAAYVGVVLFGVIAGVLTLPAVTQMMSVW; this is translated from the coding sequence ATGACGGCCCCGGACGCCCCTTCATCCCCATCCCAAGCACAGCCTGAGCCATCTGCTCCCACCTGGCCCGCCGACGAACTGCCGGTCAAGCCACCCACCGATTCCGGTATTCGGGCGGTAGACGGCAACCGGGCCGCGCTGACGCTGTTGCTCAGTCAAAACGTGGTGTCGGGGGTGTTGACGTCGCAGGGTGTGCCGCTGGGAACCGCGCTTTTGCTGTCGTTCGTGGTGAATGCGTTGCTGGCGATCACAGTTTTTAAACCCGCGATGCAGGCGTTGGTGCGCGATTCGCGTTGGCGCACGCCGCCGTCATGGGGGCTGGCGCTCGCCGCGTTCGTGCTGGCGTTCTTGGCGTCGCGGGCCTTCGCGCTGTTTTTCGTAGTGCTGTTTCCGGCGAGCGCGGGTGCCATTCCGCAGTTCCTCAGCCGGGGGGCCGACCTTTGGGCGCTGCTGTTGGCGGCGGGCCTCCTCATTCCCTTTGCCGAAGAAGTGGCCTTTCGGGGCCTGATGATGCGCGGGCACGAGCGGGCCGCAGGCTTTACGGTGGCGGCCCTGATGTCCAGCTTCGCTTTTGCTGTGGCGCACGGTGTTCCGGCCAGCATCGCGGGCATTTTGCCTCTGGCCTACGCGATGGCCCGCCTGACCCAGCACACGGGTAGCCTCTGGAACGCCGTGATCGTTCACGCCCTCAATAACTCCATTGCTGTGGGGTTGGGCGCGTTTTTGGCAGGGCGCAATATGCCCGATCCCACCGAGGCCGCCGACCTGCTGCGTAACCCTGCGCTGACCATTCCGCTGGCGCTGGGGGCGCTGCTGTTTGGCAGTGTGGTCTTGCTGGTGCTGCATTTGTGGCTGGTGCCCAGGCCCGATCCGGCGGTGCGGAGTGCGCCGGGGCCCTGGCTCAGCGCTGCTTACGTGGGCGTGGTGCTGTTCGGCGTCATAGCAGGCGTACTGACCCTGCCCGCCGTCACCCAAATGATGAGTGTGTGGTAG
- a CDS encoding DUF456 domain-containing protein, translated as MSLAFLIFLVAWIIGMIGTFIPAVPATIIIFAGTVAATLLDGFQVWPDLPFLLTFAVITFLISMVDNVASAWGAKKYGGSKQAVWGALIGGLVGIFIPFGLIVGPLAGALIAELFVVRKPIPEAVRAAWGTLVGLLTGLAAKLVLHLLIGIYELWRLWEPAKSVFG; from the coding sequence ATGAGTCTTGCTTTTTTAATCTTCCTTGTCGCGTGGATCATCGGCATGATCGGCACATTTATTCCCGCCGTGCCCGCCACCATCATCATTTTCGCCGGAACGGTGGCTGCCACCCTGCTTGACGGCTTTCAGGTGTGGCCCGATCTTCCCTTCCTCCTGACGTTTGCCGTGATTACCTTCCTGATTTCGATGGTGGACAACGTAGCGAGTGCGTGGGGCGCGAAGAAATACGGCGGCAGTAAACAGGCCGTTTGGGGCGCCCTGATTGGCGGCCTAGTGGGCATCTTTATTCCCTTTGGCCTGATCGTGGGGCCGCTGGCCGGGGCGCTCATCGCCGAATTGTTCGTGGTTCGCAAACCTATACCAGAGGCGGTTCGGGCGGCGTGGGGCACCTTGGTGGGCCTGCTGACCGGCCTGGCGGCCAAGCTGGTGCTGCACCTCCTGATCGGCATCTACGAGCTGTGGCGGTTGTGGGAACCCGCCAAGAGCGTATTTGGATAA
- a CDS encoding NUDIX domain-containing protein: MTGTLELPPQAMQVGLAVDVAAFAMHAGELRVLLVQRGALPHARDWALPGGFVQGGEELHEAALRELRTETTVQLEPRHLEQFYTFGEVDRDPRGRIVSVAHLAVLPHGTVRVTAGGHTLGAAWLSAHQPPPLAFDHHLILDRAIKRLQLRLEYANLALEFLPDTFTLPELQGVYEAILDRKLDKRNFRKRLLTQGILTPSGERRSGVGRPAQLYRRAKNARVAAL; encoded by the coding sequence ATGACAGGCACGCTCGAACTTCCTCCGCAGGCCATGCAGGTCGGCCTGGCCGTGGATGTGGCCGCGTTTGCCATGCATGCCGGAGAACTGCGGGTGCTGCTCGTTCAGCGCGGCGCACTGCCACACGCCCGCGACTGGGCCTTGCCGGGCGGTTTTGTTCAGGGCGGCGAAGAACTGCACGAGGCAGCTCTGCGCGAACTGCGTACCGAAACGACGGTGCAACTGGAACCCCGGCACCTGGAACAGTTTTATACCTTTGGCGAGGTCGACCGTGACCCGCGTGGCCGAATAGTCAGCGTGGCGCATTTGGCGGTGTTGCCGCACGGCACAGTGCGCGTGACGGCGGGCGGGCATACGCTGGGCGCGGCGTGGCTCAGTGCCCACCAACCGCCGCCGCTGGCCTTCGATCATCACCTGATTCTGGATAGGGCCATTAAACGGCTGCAACTGCGCCTGGAATACGCCAACCTTGCCCTGGAATTTTTGCCCGATACCTTTACCTTGCCGGAATTGCAGGGCGTGTACGAGGCCATTTTAGACCGCAAGCTGGACAAGCGTAATTTCCGCAAACGCCTGCTGACTCAGGGTATTTTGACCCCCAGCGGGGAGCGGCGCAGCGGAGTAGGACGGCCCGCCCAACTGTACAGACGCGCCAAGAATGCGCGGGTGGCGGCGCTGTAA
- a CDS encoding amylo-alpha-1,6-glucosidase, with protein MTGSPAAAASLHSASAYTFGPHAARNPDLEVLLTDGLGGFALSSLAGVPTRCYSGLAVSQQPPVRRYSHLVSPLEVLRVGQEDIALHALEIAPGVFEGRGLETLTGATTWDLLPEREQLVRGVRVRRRMCAPRHSGAVVYLYEVQSRVPVTLTLGGFFVDRDMHHVHRAAPKLSFAVQAGGRQVRVQGERETRATLYLPQGGGVTTDPLTPSPFSQRVYYRHDAARGEPDVDYAQGAALWQVQFPAGGGQVALVVQGLMTQGMMAGAGQSTLPDPWAAYAEEAMRRRQLAEQAWQASGVQDEVVATLAVAADAYLVQRLNVSTQNRSLSVIAGYPWFADWGRDAMIALSGLTLVTGRYEEARDILSTFLGALRRGLTPNNFHDDGTGAGFNTVDGALWLAVALERYARTTGDGPFVRAALPQLRELLRWHVQGTDHGIAADPADGLLRAGEPGVQLTWMDVKIRDWVVTPRHGKPVEIQALWLAALGAEARLSDVLGEPPVYAELLSRAHQGFSALWGPDLGADLTPALSYTHPSLGPLAPAPLGMGGLTEMFGMGSIGLSDTGSHNDVLSALTLTPPTPLHTPTAPLPPAAALADLLAPDANGHWQPDWSVRPNAALALSLPDTPATAAQADAVIRDIEAHLLTPVGLHTLSPLDPRYLGNYGGPQLVRDAAYHQGTVWPWPLGAYVEVLLSRGEVRRARAALAGLTGHIWEAGLGHVSEVFAGDSLTPGGCPFQAWSVAEVLRAHVLVARAEAAASHQP; from the coding sequence ATGACCGGTTCGCCCGCTGCTGCTGCTTCTCTCCATTCTGCGTCGGCCTACACGTTTGGGCCGCACGCCGCCCGCAATCCTGATCTAGAAGTACTGCTGACCGACGGCCTCGGCGGATTCGCCCTGAGCAGTCTGGCAGGCGTGCCCACCCGCTGCTATTCGGGCCTGGCGGTCAGTCAGCAGCCGCCGGTGCGCCGCTATTCGCATCTGGTGTCGCCGCTGGAGGTACTGCGGGTAGGCCAGGAAGATATCGCGCTGCATGCGCTGGAAATCGCGCCGGGCGTGTTCGAGGGACGCGGGCTGGAAACGCTGACAGGCGCGACCACCTGGGACTTGTTGCCCGAACGCGAGCAGTTGGTGCGCGGTGTGCGGGTGCGCCGCCGGATGTGTGCGCCCCGGCATTCCGGCGCAGTGGTGTATCTGTACGAGGTGCAGAGCCGCGTGCCTGTGACCCTGACCCTGGGCGGGTTTTTTGTAGACCGGGACATGCACCACGTTCACCGCGCCGCACCCAAATTGAGCTTTGCCGTGCAGGCGGGGGGCCGCCAGGTGCGCGTGCAGGGCGAGCGAGAAACGCGGGCCACGCTGTATCTGCCGCAGGGCGGGGGCGTCACCACCGATCCGCTGACCCCGTCCCCGTTTTCGCAACGGGTGTACTACCGCCACGACGCCGCACGCGGGGAACCAGACGTGGATTACGCGCAGGGCGCGGCGCTGTGGCAGGTGCAGTTTCCAGCGGGGGGCGGGCAGGTGGCGCTGGTGGTACAGGGTTTGATGACACAGGGCATGATGGCGGGTGCAGGGCAGAGCACTCTTCCAGACCCCTGGGCCGCCTATGCAGAGGAAGCCATGCGCCGCCGCCAACTGGCCGAGCAGGCGTGGCAAGCGTCCGGCGTGCAGGATGAAGTGGTGGCGACGCTCGCCGTGGCTGCCGACGCCTACCTCGTGCAGCGCCTGAATGTCAGCACCCAGAACCGCAGCCTCAGCGTCATTGCGGGCTATCCGTGGTTTGCCGACTGGGGCCGCGACGCCATGATCGCCCTGTCTGGCCTGACGCTGGTCACGGGCCGCTATGAGGAAGCCCGCGACATCCTGAGCACATTTTTAGGGGCGCTGCGGCGGGGGCTGACGCCCAATAACTTTCATGACGACGGCACGGGCGCTGGGTTTAACACCGTAGACGGGGCGCTCTGGCTGGCGGTGGCCCTGGAAAGATATGCCCGCACCACCGGAGATGGCCCTTTTGTGCGGGCGGCCCTGCCCCAACTGCGCGAACTGTTGCGCTGGCATGTGCAGGGCACCGATCACGGCATTGCCGCCGACCCTGCCGATGGTCTGCTGCGGGCCGGAGAACCGGGCGTACAACTGACGTGGATGGATGTAAAAATCAGGGACTGGGTGGTAACACCCCGCCACGGCAAACCTGTAGAAATTCAGGCGTTGTGGCTGGCCGCGCTGGGGGCCGAAGCCCGCCTGTCGGACGTGCTGGGCGAGCCACCCGTGTACGCCGAACTGCTGAGCCGTGCCCATCAGGGATTTTCGGCGCTGTGGGGGCCAGATCTGGGGGCCGATCTTACGCCTGCCCTTTCTTATACCCATCCATCACTTGGCCCATTGGCACCCGCGCCACTGGGAATGGGCGGCCTCACGGAGATGTTTGGCATGGGCAGCATCGGACTGAGCGACACGGGCAGCCACAATGATGTGTTGTCTGCGCTGACGCTGACGCCGCCCACTCCTCTTCACACTCCAACAGCGCCCCTGCCACCCGCCGCTGCCCTGGCCGACCTCTTGGCCCCGGATGCCAACGGACACTGGCAGCCCGACTGGAGCGTGCGCCCCAACGCCGCCCTTGCGCTGTCTCTGCCCGACACGCCCGCCACCGCGGCCCAGGCCGACGCCGTGATTCGGGACATAGAAGCGCATCTGCTGACGCCTGTGGGCCTGCACACGCTCTCGCCGCTAGACCCGCGCTACCTGGGCAATTACGGCGGGCCGCAACTGGTACGCGACGCGGCCTACCATCAGGGCACGGTGTGGCCCTGGCCGCTGGGCGCGTATGTAGAAGTGCTGCTGTCGCGGGGAGAAGTGCGCCGCGCCCGCGCTGCCCTGGCGGGCCTGACCGGGCACATCTGGGAAGCGGGGCTGGGCCACGTCTCGGAAGTGTTTGCCGGAGACAGCCTGACCCCCGGCGGCTGCCCCTTTCAGGCGTGGAGCGTGGCCGAGGTACTCCGGGCACATGTGCTGGTGGCGCGGGCCGAAGCCGCCGCGTCCCACCAACCCTGA
- the infC gene encoding translation initiation factor IF-3, protein MMNIAKEHKVNEQIRVRQIRLIGDGGEQIGIIDTRDAMTMAREKALDLVMVSPQAVPPVCRLLDYGRFRYEQQQNEKENRKRVRSQEVKAIKFRVKIDDHDFDTKAGHVRRFLNEGHKVKVTIMFRGRERTHPELGERILHRVADTLADVGAPEGMPSMMGMDMNMIMTPKAPRKVDPRTADIDLEAGLPTDMSDDAVPETAAPAATSEAPAQA, encoded by the coding sequence GTGATGAACATAGCGAAAGAACACAAGGTCAACGAGCAAATCCGCGTCCGTCAGATCAGGTTGATTGGTGACGGCGGCGAGCAGATCGGCATTATCGACACGCGTGATGCCATGACCATGGCCCGTGAAAAGGCTCTGGATCTCGTCATGGTGAGTCCTCAGGCCGTGCCGCCCGTCTGCCGCCTGCTCGACTATGGCCGGTTCCGCTACGAGCAGCAGCAGAACGAAAAAGAAAACCGCAAGCGCGTGCGGTCTCAGGAAGTCAAGGCCATCAAATTCCGTGTGAAGATTGATGACCACGACTTCGACACCAAAGCCGGACATGTGCGCCGCTTCCTGAACGAGGGCCACAAGGTCAAAGTGACCATCATGTTCCGTGGCCGCGAGCGTACACACCCCGAGTTAGGCGAGCGCATTTTGCACCGCGTGGCCGACACATTGGCCGATGTGGGCGCACCTGAAGGGATGCCGAGCATGATGGGCATGGACATGAACATGATCATGACCCCCAAAGCTCCCCGCAAAGTCGACCCTCGCACCGCCGATATCGATCTGGAAGCTGGCCTGCCCACCGACATGTCAGACGATGCCGTGCCCGAAACGGCGGCTCCTGCGGCAACCTCCGAAGCCCCGGCTCAAGCCTAA
- a CDS encoding glutaredoxin domain-containing protein, with the protein MIKMYTTTWCPDCHATKAALKKKGLEFEEINIEQDDSAAEYVMSVNGGRRSVPTLVSGDVAASLSGFRPQKLDAFLAQAGL; encoded by the coding sequence ATGATCAAAATGTATACGACGACTTGGTGCCCCGATTGCCACGCCACCAAAGCCGCCCTGAAGAAGAAGGGCTTGGAATTCGAAGAAATCAATATCGAGCAGGACGACAGCGCGGCTGAATACGTGATGAGCGTGAACGGCGGCAGGCGCAGTGTGCCCACGCTGGTCAGTGGCGACGTGGCTGCCAGCCTCAGCGGATTTCGCCCGCAAAAGCTGGATGCTTTCCTGGCACAGGCCGGACTGTAA
- a CDS encoding DinB family protein, which produces MTTETNAPLLFGPPPEALERLLDEGSAFVPPSRALNGLSAEVAGRQLEGVPHTIAELVAHLRFWQLYTLSLARGEQSVVPEHAEGGWPKTDGSDWEALRQSFLDGLTELKRVAREEDLARVVRGRDTLGYELSLHANHNAVHLGQVILLRQMLGAWPPPGRRRRYLVIFTVRSLNNYGPNPK; this is translated from the coding sequence GTGACGACAGAAACGAATGCACCACTGCTGTTCGGCCCCCCACCAGAAGCCCTTGAGCGCTTGCTGGACGAGGGCAGCGCGTTTGTTCCGCCCAGTCGCGCTTTAAACGGCCTCAGTGCCGAGGTTGCCGGGCGGCAGTTGGAAGGTGTGCCGCATACCATCGCTGAACTCGTGGCCCATCTGCGCTTCTGGCAGCTCTACACGCTTTCGTTGGCACGAGGCGAACAGAGTGTCGTCCCCGAGCATGCCGAGGGTGGCTGGCCCAAGACGGACGGCTCGGATTGGGAGGCCTTACGCCAGAGCTTTCTGGACGGATTAACTGAGCTGAAGCGTGTGGCACGCGAAGAAGATTTGGCGCGTGTGGTACGTGGCCGCGATACCTTGGGCTATGAGCTGAGCCTGCACGCCAATCACAATGCCGTGCATTTGGGCCAAGTGATTCTGCTGCGCCAGATGCTAGGCGCTTGGCCTCCCCCCGGCCGGCGGCGGCGATACTTGGTAATTTTCACGGTTCGTAGCCTCAATAACTACGGGCCGAATCCCAAATAA
- a CDS encoding DUF805 domain-containing protein, translating into MNEFLTVFRRYGDFSGRSRRCEYWMYVLISTIIALVLGFLDGVLGLNLGGDDAQFGVLGAIYTLIMFVPGLAVSIRRLHDIGRSGWWYLIIFIPLAGAIWLLVLNVTDSQLGNNKWGPNPKGTAPVQGGAWG; encoded by the coding sequence ATGAATGAATTTCTGACGGTGTTCCGAAGGTATGGGGATTTTTCTGGCCGTTCGCGTCGTTGCGAATATTGGATGTATGTGTTGATTTCTACAATCATCGCGTTGGTACTGGGTTTTTTGGATGGAGTATTGGGCCTTAATCTGGGCGGAGATGATGCTCAATTCGGTGTGCTGGGTGCGATCTATACCCTCATTATGTTCGTCCCCGGCTTGGCAGTGAGCATTCGACGACTGCATGACATTGGCCGTTCCGGGTGGTGGTATCTGATCATCTTTATTCCTTTGGCAGGCGCTATCTGGCTCCTTGTTTTGAACGTCACCGATAGCCAGCTTGGTAACAACAAATGGGGGCCGAATCCGAAGGGAACCGCGCCAGTGCAGGGCGGCGCTTGGGGCTAA